A stretch of the Taeniopygia guttata chromosome 3, bTaeGut7.mat, whole genome shotgun sequence genome encodes the following:
- the MYCN gene encoding N-myc proto-oncogene protein isoform X1 → MPGMVSKNPDLEFDSLQPCFYPDEDDFYLCGPDSAPPGEDIWKKFELLPTPPLSPSRAGLQEHHPGGGPVPWGAAALWGCRPTDPVDWASELLLLPPEADLWDGVDGGDFFETGSGVTSNLNSIIIQDCMWSGFSAREKLERAVSEKLQSKAPTAPPGAAGSPAGGRAELGGAVPECVDPAVVFPFPVNKREAPAAGGGAARGGRSPRPAGDSRASSSSSTSGDDMLSDSEDDEDEEEEDEEEEIDVVTVEKRRSSTNKSVTTLTITVRPKNTTFSSVRTQQNGLILKRCAPIHQQHNYAAPSPFVETEESPPQKKLKVEVPRPVKPTIQPKLKSSSPRNSDSEDSERRRNHNILERQRRNDLRSSFLTLRDHVPELVQNEKAAKVVILKKATEYVHSLQAEEQKLLLEKEKLQARQEQLLKKIDYKRIC, encoded by the exons ATGCCAGGAATGGTCAGTAAAAACCCAGATCTCGAGTTTGACTCCCTGCAGCCTTGTTTCTACCCGGACGAAGATGACTTTTATTTGTGCGGGCCGGACTCCGCTCCCCCGGGCGAGGACATCTGGAAAAAGTTTGAGCTGCTGCCCACCCCTCCTCTGTCTCccagccgggccgggctccAGGAGCACCATCCGGGGGGGGGCCCGGTGCCGTGGGGAGCAGCGGCTCTGTGGGGCTGCCGCCCCACCGACCCCGTGGACTGGGCATCGGAACTGCTCCTGCTGCCGCCCGAGGCCGACCTGTGGGACGGCGTGGACGGAGGGGACTTCTTCGAGACGGGCTCTGGCGTGACGAGCAATCTCAACTCCATCATCATCCAGGACTGCATGTGGAGCGGCTTCTCCGCGCGCGAGAAGCTGGAGCGGGCGGTCAGCGAGAAGCTGCAGAGCAAGGCGCCCACCGCGCCGCCGGGGGCCGCGGGCAGCCCCGCCGGCGGCCGCGCGGAGCTGGGCGGCGCCGTGCCCGAGTGCGTGGACCCGGCCGTGGTCTTCCCCTTCCCCGTCAACAAGCGGGAGGcgccggcggcgggcggaggGGCTGCGCGGGGCGGCCGCTCGCCGCGCCCCGCCGGGGACAGCCGGgcgagcagcagcagcagcacctccgGGGACGACATGCTCAGCGACTCGG aagatgatgaagatgaggaggaagaggatgaagaagaagaaatagatGTTGTTACAGTGGAGAAAAGACGGTCCTCTACCAACAAGTCTGTTACCACCCTTACTATTACAGTGCGTCCTAAAAATACCACTTTTTCATCAGTCAGGACACAGCAGAATGGACTGATATTAAAGCGTTGTGCCCCAATTCACCAGCAGCATAATTATGCCGCTCCTTCTCCATTTGTGGAGACTGAAGAGTCTCCACCGCAGAAAAAGTTAAAAGTCGAGGTGCCCCGTCCAGTAAAACCCACGATCCAACCAAAGCTTAAGAGTTCAAGTCCTCGAAACTCTGATTCAGAGGACAGTGAACGTCGACGCAACCATAATATCCTGGAGCGTCAACGACGTAACGATCTACGGTCAAGTTTCCTCACATTAAGGGACCATGTTCCAGAACTGGTTCAAAATGAGAAAGCTGCAAAAGTTGTGATCTTGAAAAAAGCCACTGAATATGTTCACTCTCTtcaggcagaggagcagaagtTACtgctagaaaaggaaaaattgcaaGCCAGACAAGAACAATTACTAAAGAAAATAGATTACAAGCGGATTtgctaa
- the MYCN gene encoding N-myc proto-oncogene protein isoform X2 produces the protein MPGMVSKNPDLEFDSLQPCFYPDEDDFYLCGPDSAPPGEDIWKKFELLPTPPLSPSRAGLQEHHPGGGPVPWGAAALWGCRPTDPVDWASELLLLPPEADLWDGVDGGDFFETGSGVTSNLNSIIIQDCMWSGFSAREKLERAVSEKLQSKAPTAPPGAAGSPAGGRAELGGAVPECVDPAVVFPFPVNKREAPAAGGGAARGGRSPRPAGDSRASSSSSTSGDDMLSDSDDEDEEEEDEEEEIDVVTVEKRRSSTNKSVTTLTITVRPKNTTFSSVRTQQNGLILKRCAPIHQQHNYAAPSPFVETEESPPQKKLKVEVPRPVKPTIQPKLKSSSPRNSDSEDSERRRNHNILERQRRNDLRSSFLTLRDHVPELVQNEKAAKVVILKKATEYVHSLQAEEQKLLLEKEKLQARQEQLLKKIDYKRIC, from the exons ATGCCAGGAATGGTCAGTAAAAACCCAGATCTCGAGTTTGACTCCCTGCAGCCTTGTTTCTACCCGGACGAAGATGACTTTTATTTGTGCGGGCCGGACTCCGCTCCCCCGGGCGAGGACATCTGGAAAAAGTTTGAGCTGCTGCCCACCCCTCCTCTGTCTCccagccgggccgggctccAGGAGCACCATCCGGGGGGGGGCCCGGTGCCGTGGGGAGCAGCGGCTCTGTGGGGCTGCCGCCCCACCGACCCCGTGGACTGGGCATCGGAACTGCTCCTGCTGCCGCCCGAGGCCGACCTGTGGGACGGCGTGGACGGAGGGGACTTCTTCGAGACGGGCTCTGGCGTGACGAGCAATCTCAACTCCATCATCATCCAGGACTGCATGTGGAGCGGCTTCTCCGCGCGCGAGAAGCTGGAGCGGGCGGTCAGCGAGAAGCTGCAGAGCAAGGCGCCCACCGCGCCGCCGGGGGCCGCGGGCAGCCCCGCCGGCGGCCGCGCGGAGCTGGGCGGCGCCGTGCCCGAGTGCGTGGACCCGGCCGTGGTCTTCCCCTTCCCCGTCAACAAGCGGGAGGcgccggcggcgggcggaggGGCTGCGCGGGGCGGCCGCTCGCCGCGCCCCGCCGGGGACAGCCGGgcgagcagcagcagcagcacctccgGGGACGACATGCTCAGCGACTCGG atgatgaagatgaggaggaagaggatgaagaagaagaaatagatGTTGTTACAGTGGAGAAAAGACGGTCCTCTACCAACAAGTCTGTTACCACCCTTACTATTACAGTGCGTCCTAAAAATACCACTTTTTCATCAGTCAGGACACAGCAGAATGGACTGATATTAAAGCGTTGTGCCCCAATTCACCAGCAGCATAATTATGCCGCTCCTTCTCCATTTGTGGAGACTGAAGAGTCTCCACCGCAGAAAAAGTTAAAAGTCGAGGTGCCCCGTCCAGTAAAACCCACGATCCAACCAAAGCTTAAGAGTTCAAGTCCTCGAAACTCTGATTCAGAGGACAGTGAACGTCGACGCAACCATAATATCCTGGAGCGTCAACGACGTAACGATCTACGGTCAAGTTTCCTCACATTAAGGGACCATGTTCCAGAACTGGTTCAAAATGAGAAAGCTGCAAAAGTTGTGATCTTGAAAAAAGCCACTGAATATGTTCACTCTCTtcaggcagaggagcagaagtTACtgctagaaaaggaaaaattgcaaGCCAGACAAGAACAATTACTAAAGAAAATAGATTACAAGCGGATTtgctaa